A single Candidatus Chlorobium masyuteum DNA region contains:
- a CDS encoding ABC transporter permease — MKTGLWIARRFSFARKRFRIINVISAISLAGIVIGVSTLLVVMSVLNGFQKLARDLFITIDSPAQLVPLKGRSFAVSDSLLNSIRAIEGVASAERFAEGEAIMATRDKSELVIVKGLSDKAHRRLVSQTHAANPFFSGETIAVGELLAYRTDLYAFSQVKIFSPELISFGLESLSQPYMMPVLTIPEATVSSLFSLQKIFDDRYVLTSERFAQKILLLGNGLCSGVDIRAGEGVSNEAFIRGLRAWLARSPVKMNGRIRSLDEKYSSVFAVMKLEKWVSFGVLMLIILVASLSLTGALAMTAIDKQRELFYLRCLGLEKPQFMAIFIIQGAMTGVIGTAAGACIAWIICTLQKLFGIVKLPSRSAFIIDAYPVSMQLNDFIAVSIFAILLCIAVSLYPARKAAMIATSHSLDLKTN, encoded by the coding sequence ATGAAAACAGGACTATGGATAGCGCGACGCTTCAGCTTTGCCCGCAAACGGTTCAGAATTATCAATGTCATTTCGGCAATCAGCCTTGCCGGTATTGTCATCGGTGTCAGCACCCTGCTTGTGGTCATGAGTGTTCTGAACGGATTTCAAAAACTTGCCCGTGATCTCTTTATTACCATCGACAGTCCGGCGCAGCTTGTTCCACTCAAGGGACGATCTTTTGCTGTTTCTGACTCACTGCTCAACTCCATAAGGGCAATTGAAGGTGTGGCATCTGCTGAACGGTTTGCAGAAGGAGAGGCCATTATGGCAACCCGTGATAAAAGTGAACTGGTGATCGTCAAGGGTCTCAGTGATAAAGCACATCGCCGTCTTGTAAGCCAGACCCATGCCGCCAACCCGTTCTTTTCCGGTGAGACGATTGCAGTCGGTGAGCTTCTGGCCTACCGTACCGATCTCTATGCATTCAGTCAGGTGAAGATTTTCAGCCCGGAGTTGATCTCTTTCGGGCTTGAATCACTTTCGCAGCCCTATATGATGCCGGTACTCACTATTCCTGAAGCCACCGTATCGTCACTTTTTTCCCTTCAGAAAATATTTGATGACCGCTATGTGCTCACCTCTGAGCGGTTCGCACAGAAAATTCTGCTGCTTGGCAACGGACTCTGTTCAGGAGTTGATATCAGGGCAGGGGAGGGGGTTTCAAACGAAGCGTTTATCAGAGGCCTGAGGGCATGGCTGGCTCGCAGCCCCGTTAAGATGAATGGCAGAATCAGGAGCCTTGATGAGAAATACAGCTCTGTTTTTGCGGTCATGAAGCTTGAAAAGTGGGTGAGTTTCGGCGTGCTGATGCTCATCATCCTTGTGGCTTCACTCAGTCTGACCGGAGCGCTTGCCATGACCGCCATTGACAAACAGCGGGAGCTCTTCTACCTTCGATGTCTGGGGCTCGAAAAACCGCAGTTCATGGCAATATTTATTATTCAGGGCGCCATGACCGGCGTGATCGGAACTGCTGCCGGGGCATGCATTGCCTGGATCATCTGCACTCTTCAGAAGCTTTTCGGTATTGTAAAACTGCCCTCAAGAAGTGCCTTTATCATTGATGCCTATCCGGTCAGTATGCAGCTCAATGATTTTATAGCGGTCTCCATATTCGCAATTCTGCTCTGTATTGCCGTAAGCCTCTACCCTGCCCGCAAGGCTGCGATGATTGCGACGAGTCATTCGCTTGATCTTAAGACCAACTGA
- a CDS encoding TMEM165/GDT1 family protein, producing the protein MDAFWLSLVMIFLAELGDKTQLVALTLATCYNTGVVLWGIFWATLAIHVFSAGIGWFIGGSLPVDWIKFVAGIAFIVFGFWTLKGDTLDDDEKSCKTGINPFWLVFSTFFMAELGDKTMLSTITLASTNPFIPVWIGSTIGMVISDGLAIIAGKMLGTRLPEKTIKIGASVIFFLFGIISMIDGGSRFGLIIWAVSALLIALTGYIFLRKPADAVA; encoded by the coding sequence ATGGATGCATTCTGGCTTTCGCTTGTTATGATCTTTCTGGCCGAGCTTGGCGATAAAACCCAGCTTGTTGCCCTGACCCTTGCAACATGCTATAACACCGGTGTGGTGCTCTGGGGTATTTTCTGGGCGACTCTTGCCATTCATGTGTTTTCCGCTGGAATCGGCTGGTTTATTGGCGGGAGTCTGCCGGTTGACTGGATTAAATTTGTTGCCGGAATTGCTTTTATCGTATTCGGCTTCTGGACCCTTAAAGGGGACACGCTCGATGATGATGAGAAGAGCTGTAAAACGGGTATTAACCCATTCTGGCTGGTGTTCTCTACATTTTTCATGGCGGAGCTCGGTGACAAAACCATGCTCTCCACCATTACACTCGCTTCCACGAATCCATTTATTCCTGTCTGGATCGGCTCTACGATAGGGATGGTTATTTCCGATGGTCTCGCCATCATAGCAGGAAAAATGCTCGGAACAAGGCTTCCGGAAAAAACTATTAAAATCGGGGCATCGGTCATCTTTTTCCTTTTCGGCATCATCAGTATGATCGACGGCGGTTCGCGGTTCGGTCTCATCATCTGGGCGGTATCAGCTCTGCTTATTGCACTCACCGGATACATCTTTTTGCGTAAACCGGCGGATGCCGTTGCATAA
- a CDS encoding GNAT family N-acetyltransferase, whose amino-acid sequence MPEIRTALESDIAACTTLLGLLFSQEKEFAPDSEVQSRGLAMIIENPGTGRIFVCEIDGEIQAMVLLLFTISTFLGKKVALLEDMIVAPAWRTRGIGSLLVEHAIGFAQKEGFGRITLLTDSDNEQAQQFYQSKGFSRSEMVVFRKVLEGETSIKSGETDTWMCRECGWLYDPKEGDSENNIKKGTTFERLPSDWCCPVCFASKSDFDLFL is encoded by the coding sequence ATGCCAGAAATAAGAACAGCATTGGAGAGCGATATTGCGGCATGCACAACACTGCTTGGGCTCCTCTTCAGCCAGGAGAAAGAGTTTGCGCCCGACAGCGAAGTGCAGTCGAGAGGGCTCGCCATGATCATTGAAAATCCCGGCACGGGCCGGATATTTGTCTGTGAAATTGATGGAGAGATTCAGGCTATGGTACTGCTGCTGTTTACCATCAGCACCTTTCTCGGCAAAAAAGTCGCACTCCTTGAGGATATGATTGTTGCCCCGGCATGGCGCACAAGGGGCATCGGCTCCCTTCTCGTCGAACATGCTATCGGGTTTGCCCAAAAGGAGGGATTCGGGCGCATTACGCTGCTGACCGACAGCGATAACGAACAGGCGCAACAATTCTACCAATCAAAAGGGTTTTCCCGGTCAGAAATGGTCGTATTCAGAAAAGTGCTTGAGGGTGAAACATCCATAAAGTCAGGTGAAACTGATACGTGGATGTGCCGGGAGTGCGGCTGGCTCTATGATCCGAAAGAGGGCGACAGTGAAAACAACATCAAAAAAGGAACCACCTTTGAACGGCTCCCTTCCGATTGGTGCTGCCCTGTCTGTTTTGCCTCCAAATCGGATTTTGATCTGTTTTTATGA
- a CDS encoding substrate-binding domain-containing protein, translating to MNKIRGTKAYKQLLPPLSLLLLLLMLSGCRERPAAETARSGVLIVSVDRQLQGVADIQGEVFSRHYPDSRITIVPAASGKTLMPLLNQKAGAALISGELQPQEDSLVASLNRPLRREPVGRDALVCIVNSNNRVATLSLKELSVMFSRKGSETTPLIRGDDYRLETLLAGKIGKKREDLRAWACRSDGELIRRVGADRSAVGVLFRSAFNAGTISDAERNLVRVVPLVSDRSGGKASLPTRQNIFDGSYPLVTTVYYVYYPGNVLATGFGSWLSSSGQTVFERSALVPFKLLERTIILK from the coding sequence ATGAATAAAATAAGAGGCACAAAAGCATATAAACAGCTTCTCCCGCCACTTTCGCTGCTGTTATTACTGCTCATGCTGAGCGGCTGCCGGGAGCGGCCTGCGGCTGAAACTGCCCGGAGTGGTGTATTGATTGTTTCCGTTGACCGCCAGCTTCAGGGTGTTGCAGATATTCAGGGAGAGGTGTTCAGCCGGCACTATCCGGACTCCAGGATCACCATCGTTCCGGCCGCTTCCGGAAAGACCCTGATGCCTCTCCTGAATCAAAAAGCCGGGGCAGCCCTGATCAGCGGTGAGCTTCAGCCGCAAGAGGATTCGCTTGTTGCCTCACTGAACCGTCCGCTTCGTCGTGAACCTGTCGGGCGGGACGCACTTGTCTGCATCGTCAACAGCAATAATCGGGTTGCCACTCTTTCGCTGAAGGAGCTGTCGGTTATGTTTTCGCGGAAGGGGAGTGAAACAACTCCGCTCATCAGGGGGGATGATTATCGTCTTGAGACTCTTTTAGCGGGGAAAATCGGAAAAAAGAGAGAGGATCTGCGTGCCTGGGCTTGCAGAAGTGACGGTGAACTGATCAGGAGGGTTGGTGCCGACAGGAGTGCCGTTGGTGTGCTGTTTCGGTCAGCATTCAATGCCGGGACGATTTCCGATGCGGAGCGTAACCTTGTCAGGGTGGTTCCTCTTGTTTCTGACCGTTCAGGCGGAAAAGCTTCCCTTCCAACCCGTCAAAATATCTTCGACGGCAGCTACCCTCTTGTTACGACTGTTTACTATGTATATTATCCCGGTAACGTACTTGCAACGGGGTTCGGCTCCTGGCTCTCCAGCAGTGGCCAGACCGTATTTGAACGGAGCGCTCTTGTTCCCTTCAAACTTCTTGAGCGGACTATTATTCTTAAATAA
- the argC gene encoding N-acetyl-gamma-glutamyl-phosphate reductase, translating to MPQSSDSSKKHTVSVIGASGYSGAELTRLLLHHPNVELHELYAFSQAGKQVTDLYPSLSCNKSYLPYSGQMESDIYFLALPHGEALAHAPALLRAGKTVIDLSGDFRLKNTLEHEQFYKQKKSPDAVMTYGLPELFKDQIVKGNSISNPGCFATSIILGLAPLFLGGSNPIPLSAVNCTSVSGISGAGRSSKTELSYSEMSENVRAYKVGVHQHTPEIMQALGSSATTPSFDFTFTPMIGSLVRGIYSILNIRLERPEKIETLNGIYQSFYRNAPFVRVRESMTEVRHVAYTNYCDIHIAQATRSGSVVIVTAIDNLLKGAAGQAVQNMNIMLGLDETTGLLL from the coding sequence ATGCCACAGTCGTCGGATAGCTCAAAAAAACATACCGTGTCGGTAATCGGAGCATCCGGCTATTCCGGTGCTGAACTGACCCGGCTGCTGCTTCATCATCCAAATGTCGAGCTGCATGAGCTCTATGCTTTTTCGCAGGCAGGAAAACAGGTTACCGATCTCTACCCTTCACTCTCCTGCAACAAAAGCTACCTGCCCTACAGCGGTCAAATGGAGAGCGACATCTACTTTCTTGCACTCCCCCACGGCGAAGCGCTTGCCCACGCTCCGGCACTCCTGAGAGCCGGAAAAACCGTCATTGACCTCTCCGGTGATTTCAGGCTGAAAAACACACTGGAACATGAACAGTTTTACAAGCAGAAAAAATCCCCGGATGCCGTCATGACCTATGGTCTGCCTGAACTCTTCAAAGATCAGATCGTGAAGGGGAATTCGATCAGCAATCCCGGATGTTTTGCCACAAGCATCATTCTGGGTCTTGCGCCACTCTTTCTCGGGGGTAGCAATCCGATACCGCTCAGCGCGGTCAACTGCACCTCCGTTTCGGGAATTTCCGGTGCAGGAAGAAGCAGCAAAACAGAGCTCTCATACTCGGAAATGAGTGAAAACGTAAGGGCATACAAGGTCGGAGTCCATCAGCACACCCCGGAAATCATGCAGGCACTCGGCAGTTCCGCCACCACACCCTCTTTTGACTTTACCTTTACGCCAATGATCGGCTCTCTGGTCAGAGGGATATACAGTATCCTGAATATCCGGCTTGAACGTCCCGAGAAAATTGAAACACTGAACGGTATCTACCAGAGCTTTTACCGGAACGCCCCATTTGTGCGGGTGAGGGAGAGCATGACGGAGGTGCGCCATGTCGCTTATACCAATTATTGCGATATCCATATTGCGCAGGCAACCCGGTCCGGTTCCGTGGTCATAGTTACGGCCATTGACAATCTCCTGAAAGGAGCTGCCGGGCAGGCTGTACAAAACATGAATATCATGCTCGGTCTTGATGAGACGACCGGCCTCTTATTATAA
- a CDS encoding ABC transporter permease has protein sequence MKPQLYIARRFAFKQRSASRPTFIIMIAVIGIAVGTAALILTLSIVKGFAGSVEQKLISFSAHMQIRYPDDRLFQERRQDLLRITQHPDVTSAAPFLEKSFVLRSRRGSTGDTYGSKPVVVKGVTPEQRTIFLTRFLKEGSPVMTAESEAIELYAGEPLAEHLGLSVGQKVMLVGLGRDSTGARLIAGNKSVVDLLSSLDLEIGVIRGIYDTGLQEGFDDFVLITDLKQMQSRFNPLMISGYDANVEHFKKLPDTVKEIVATLGLPFYGYTVFQRYSNLFEWLKLQKNIMPMLIVTITIVAVFNIISTLLVLIIEKTREIGMLSALGLEPAKISRLFMSQAFLIALSGIAAGNILALSLSLFELRFHLITLPEKSYFIKYVPLLIDPFDYAAVSIAVMILTLLFAFIPARIAASLKPGTALST, from the coding sequence ATGAAGCCGCAGCTCTATATTGCAAGAAGGTTTGCCTTCAAACAGCGTTCAGCTTCCAGACCGACCTTTATCATCATGATCGCGGTGATCGGTATTGCGGTTGGAACGGCAGCCCTGATTCTTACCCTCTCCATTGTCAAGGGCTTTGCCGGCAGTGTTGAGCAGAAACTGATCAGTTTTAGCGCCCATATGCAGATCCGATATCCCGATGACCGTCTTTTTCAGGAGCGGCGCCAGGATCTTCTGCGTATCACCCAACACCCCGATGTGACATCTGCCGCACCCTTTCTTGAAAAAAGTTTTGTACTCAGGAGCCGGAGAGGCAGCACCGGCGATACCTACGGAAGCAAGCCGGTCGTTGTAAAGGGTGTCACTCCTGAGCAGCGAACGATCTTTCTGACCCGCTTTCTCAAGGAGGGAAGCCCTGTTATGACGGCTGAAAGTGAGGCAATAGAGCTCTATGCAGGTGAGCCGCTGGCTGAACATCTTGGCCTCAGTGTCGGTCAGAAAGTTATGCTGGTCGGCCTTGGCCGTGACTCGACAGGGGCCAGGCTTATTGCGGGTAACAAAAGCGTTGTTGACCTGCTCTCATCACTTGACCTGGAAATTGGCGTTATACGGGGTATTTACGATACGGGCCTCCAGGAGGGTTTTGATGATTTTGTGCTCATTACCGATCTGAAGCAGATGCAGTCGCGCTTCAATCCGTTGATGATCAGCGGTTATGATGCCAATGTAGAGCATTTTAAAAAACTCCCCGATACGGTAAAGGAGATAGTTGCCACGCTCGGACTCCCGTTTTACGGCTATACGGTATTTCAGAGATACTCAAATCTCTTTGAATGGCTGAAGCTCCAGAAAAACATCATGCCGATGCTGATTGTCACCATCACCATCGTGGCGGTTTTCAACATCATCTCCACCCTGCTTGTTCTGATTATTGAAAAAACAAGGGAGATAGGGATGCTCAGTGCTCTTGGCCTCGAACCTGCCAAAATCAGCCGTCTCTTTATGTCACAGGCCTTTCTCATTGCGCTGTCCGGGATTGCGGCAGGCAATATCCTTGCGCTCTCCCTTTCGCTTTTCGAGCTCCGCTTTCATCTCATCACCCTTCCGGAGAAAAGCTATTTTATCAAGTATGTTCCTCTCCTGATTGATCCTTTTGATTATGCGGCGGTCTCCATTGCGGTCATGATACTGACGCTTCTCTTTGCCTTTATTCCTGCCCGGATTGCGGCGTCATTGAAGCCGGGCACAGCCCTGAGCACCTGA
- a CDS encoding GGDEF domain-containing protein, with translation MTEVSAVKKFATLKAIVVTGIISILLVLAGTAGLLVMQSNLHENVEKKQACYLDLIAFRGKLIEFELNRHHPAANLSNIEELPGKPEEPAGVLLFMYDKLAVEMKDAGLNTLPVLHAARQNSPALLALENLELFRFELDNTIQKVDLETRGAADKLVDINHFFLFFILAILLTLSITAGWLLHNNYRQTLIPLAQLASQLKLINRNIPESIHDTAEEMKKELTETEPSSDITQITESIMSFCGDIEAKNKKLDELHIRDEKTNLYNYRHFKDRLITEVERAKSLESKVSLAMIDIDHFKRYNDAHGHIAGDHVLEILAELISSQCRATDVPSRFGGEEFAVLFPKTDSDTAREIAERLRKLISIEPFPHEQHQPEGQLTVSIGIATFPGDAADWYTLINNADRALYKAKSAGRNNVVTFASMNADSTTEG, from the coding sequence ATGACGGAAGTATCTGCAGTCAAAAAATTTGCCACCTTAAAGGCTATTGTTGTTACCGGAATCATCAGTATCCTGCTTGTTCTTGCCGGAACCGCAGGATTGCTTGTCATGCAGAGTAATCTGCATGAGAATGTCGAAAAAAAACAGGCTTGTTATCTTGATCTCATCGCGTTCAGGGGCAAACTCATTGAATTTGAGCTCAACCGTCACCACCCAGCAGCCAATCTATCCAATATCGAAGAGCTTCCCGGAAAGCCCGAAGAGCCGGCAGGAGTGCTGCTTTTCATGTACGACAAACTTGCTGTTGAGATGAAGGACGCCGGATTGAACACTCTTCCGGTACTTCATGCTGCCCGACAGAACAGCCCGGCACTGCTTGCTCTCGAAAATCTTGAACTCTTTCGCTTTGAGCTTGACAACACCATTCAGAAAGTCGATCTGGAGACAAGGGGTGCAGCCGACAAACTTGTTGACATCAATCACTTTTTTCTTTTTTTTATTCTTGCCATACTGCTCACGCTCAGTATCACGGCCGGCTGGCTGCTGCATAACAACTATCGTCAGACCCTCATTCCTCTTGCTCAACTTGCCTCACAACTGAAGCTGATCAATCGTAATATTCCGGAGAGTATACACGATACAGCCGAAGAGATGAAAAAGGAGCTTACGGAAACCGAACCATCAAGTGATATCACCCAGATTACCGAGTCGATCATGAGCTTTTGCGGTGACATCGAGGCAAAAAACAAAAAGCTTGATGAACTTCATATCCGTGATGAAAAAACAAATCTCTACAACTACCGTCATTTCAAGGACCGTCTTATTACCGAGGTTGAGCGGGCAAAAAGCCTTGAGAGCAAGGTATCGCTTGCCATGATAGATATTGATCATTTCAAGCGTTATAATGATGCTCACGGTCATATTGCCGGTGATCATGTGCTGGAAATTCTTGCAGAACTCATCAGCAGTCAATGCCGTGCCACCGATGTACCCTCCCGCTTCGGAGGAGAGGAGTTTGCCGTGCTCTTTCCCAAAACAGATTCCGATACCGCACGCGAGATTGCCGAACGTCTTAGAAAACTTATCAGTATCGAACCATTTCCCCATGAACAGCATCAGCCTGAAGGGCAGCTTACGGTCAGTATAGGAATTGCAACATTTCCTGGGGACGCGGCTGACTGGTATACCCTTATCAACAATGCCGACCGGGCACTCTATAAGGCAAAATCAGCCGGAAGAAATAATGTCGTTACCTTTGCCTCCATGAATGCCGACTCAACCACAGAGGGATGA
- a CDS encoding CobW family GTP-binding protein: protein MNAPARSHGKFHHIPTTIITGFLGAGKTTAISHLLNHKPAKERWAVLVNEFGQVGVDASLLSPRSEVSIREISGGCLCCTAGASFEAALNRLIRDTSPQRILIEPTGIGHPLKIIRTLSSGYFQDVLDLKATICLVDARKLGDVRYREHPSFQDQVNLADLLIASKADCYTAPDRTAFLNLAAAAQPPKAVVSEISFGQLDPLLLDYPRNGSRSADFPDAHTRKNEPSGSSFSQNTGPTEAEPVRPDSWTLHKSSGSGYSSGSWLIGTGYRFRQTALATLLNTLPFERVKGVMQCRDGWMSINGGEGQFTLSSSAPLNSSRFEIMGPAPLYCDEIDRQLRNTLCLRGDERRDFEF, encoded by the coding sequence ATGAATGCCCCTGCTCGGTCGCACGGGAAATTCCATCACATTCCGACCACAATAATTACCGGATTCCTTGGTGCAGGAAAAACAACCGCAATTAGCCATCTGCTCAATCACAAACCTGCCAAAGAGCGCTGGGCAGTGCTTGTCAATGAGTTCGGCCAGGTCGGCGTTGATGCCTCCCTTCTCTCCCCCCGGAGTGAGGTTTCCATCCGGGAAATTTCCGGCGGGTGTCTCTGCTGTACGGCAGGGGCCTCTTTTGAAGCCGCACTGAATCGCCTTATCCGTGACACCAGCCCCCAAAGAATACTCATTGAACCAACAGGGATAGGTCACCCGCTGAAAATCATCCGCACTCTTTCCTCCGGCTACTTCCAGGACGTGCTTGACCTGAAAGCAACCATCTGTCTTGTTGATGCCCGCAAACTTGGTGACGTACGCTACCGAGAACACCCCTCGTTCCAGGATCAGGTCAACCTTGCCGATCTGCTGATTGCAAGCAAGGCTGACTGTTACACCGCACCTGACCGGACGGCATTCCTGAATCTCGCCGCAGCCGCTCAACCGCCAAAAGCAGTGGTCTCTGAAATCTCGTTCGGCCAACTCGATCCCCTTCTGCTCGATTACCCGCGAAATGGCTCCCGTTCAGCCGATTTCCCCGATGCCCATACCAGAAAAAACGAACCGTCAGGCTCATCCTTCAGCCAAAACACCGGGCCGACAGAAGCTGAACCGGTTCGACCTGACTCATGGACTCTTCATAAAAGTTCGGGATCGGGCTATTCGAGCGGCAGCTGGTTGATCGGTACCGGTTACCGTTTCCGCCAAACCGCCCTTGCCACCCTCCTCAACACCCTTCCTTTTGAACGCGTTAAAGGGGTCATGCAGTGCCGGGACGGATGGATGAGCATCAATGGTGGTGAAGGTCAGTTCACTCTGTCATCCAGTGCTCCCCTCAACAGCTCCCGCTTTGAAATCATGGGCCCGGCACCACTCTACTGCGATGAAATTGACCGCCAGCTTCGCAATACACTCTGCCTGAGAGGAGATGAAAGAAGAGATTTTGAATTCTGA
- a CDS encoding ABC transporter ATP-binding protein, with amino-acid sequence MKPLLEIRNLSFGYEGSQSPVFESLDLTVQAGDFILVKGASGSGKSTLLRLICRLNRPNGGNILFQGSDIGSVAPAKLRSIISYVAQIPQMVDASVEENLLLPFSFAANASKSPPRRDELRAMLRKFYLAEVTPDQSALKLSVGQKQRLAIMRSLLQDPLLLLLDEPTSALDRESASMVFSIMEHLNVKEGKTMITVTHTDYKPEKVQPLNYMLDQRRLHLLP; translated from the coding sequence ATGAAACCACTGCTTGAAATCAGGAACCTCTCTTTTGGTTATGAGGGCTCTCAATCTCCTGTTTTTGAGTCTCTTGACCTCACGGTTCAGGCTGGCGATTTTATTCTGGTCAAGGGGGCTTCCGGATCAGGAAAATCGACACTGCTGCGTCTTATCTGTCGATTGAACCGTCCAAATGGAGGCAATATTCTGTTTCAGGGGAGCGATATCGGTTCCGTTGCTCCGGCAAAGCTCCGGAGCATAATCAGCTATGTCGCCCAGATTCCGCAGATGGTTGACGCTTCAGTCGAGGAGAACCTGCTTTTGCCCTTTTCGTTTGCAGCGAACGCATCCAAATCCCCTCCCCGCCGTGATGAGCTGAGAGCAATGCTCCGGAAGTTCTATCTCGCAGAGGTAACTCCCGATCAATCAGCACTGAAACTTTCTGTCGGGCAGAAACAGCGTCTGGCGATTATGAGATCCCTGTTGCAGGATCCGCTTCTTCTGCTGCTTGATGAGCCGACCTCCGCACTTGACCGGGAGAGCGCCTCAATGGTCTTTTCCATTATGGAGCATCTGAATGTTAAAGAGGGGAAAACCATGATAACGGTCACCCACACTGACTACAAGCCGGAAAAAGTGCAACCGCTGAACTACATGCTTGATCAACGCCGTCTCCATTTACTGCCATGA
- a CDS encoding ABC transporter permease gives MNRIIDISTAQLLLALLFILIAQASSFIYHLGLNRDITIGTIRTFSQLFLMGYVLTFILKSSSLWLVVSVFLVMVVSALFIVKGRVKEKQIAYIIPTFLTMLISYFATALFVSGLIVGITPWWDPRYFIPAGGMVIGNSMSALAIALERLFRDLRVERELVEMKLTLGANYREASDDIFRKAIRAGMIPSINAMMGVGLVFIPGMMSGQILAGTDPLIAIRYQIVVMLMLVGSTAVTSVVVMLIVRRRCFGSGEEVLLTPR, from the coding sequence ATGAACCGGATTATTGACATTTCGACTGCTCAACTGCTTCTGGCACTGCTCTTTATATTGATAGCCCAGGCAAGTTCTTTCATCTATCATCTCGGTTTGAACCGCGATATCACCATAGGCACCATCCGTACCTTTTCGCAGCTCTTTCTGATGGGCTATGTGTTGACGTTTATCCTGAAATCCTCCAGCCTGTGGTTGGTGGTTTCGGTGTTTCTGGTTATGGTTGTCTCTGCATTGTTTATTGTGAAGGGCCGGGTGAAGGAGAAGCAGATCGCCTATATTATCCCGACATTTCTGACCATGCTTATCAGTTATTTTGCGACAGCTCTGTTTGTTTCGGGGCTGATTGTCGGCATAACCCCATGGTGGGATCCCAGGTATTTTATTCCTGCCGGAGGGATGGTGATCGGAAACTCCATGTCAGCGCTGGCCATTGCTCTTGAGCGGCTGTTCAGGGATCTTCGTGTAGAGAGAGAGCTTGTTGAGATGAAGCTCACTCTTGGAGCGAATTACCGTGAAGCAAGCGATGATATTTTCAGAAAGGCGATCCGGGCAGGCATGATTCCATCCATCAATGCCATGATGGGGGTAGGACTTGTTTTTATTCCCGGAATGATGTCGGGCCAGATCCTGGCGGGAACCGACCCGCTTATTGCCATCCGCTACCAGATTGTTGTCATGCTGATGCTGGTGGGCTCAACAGCGGTTACCTCCGTCGTCGTGATGCTCATTGTCCGGCGCCGCTGTTTCGGAAGCGGGGAAGAGGTCTTACTGACGCCCCGCTGA